From Etheostoma spectabile isolate EspeVRDwgs_2016 chromosome 8, UIUC_Espe_1.0, whole genome shotgun sequence, a single genomic window includes:
- the yars2 gene encoding tyrosine--tRNA ligase, mitochondrial codes for MAASMARTCRYLLRRGSCILSRRTNVCFQLRSEFHSFSPAHNGLLLSLNKRGILKDSFPEDAAQDQLPRLLKSGAQTVYCGFDPTADSLHVGNLLAIIGLLHFRSAGHHVLAVLGGATAQIGDPSGKTSERERLSADAVEANTRSIRESIHRIFTNHELHFQDSSRKMGTVTLLNNLSWYKDWGVVDFLSEAGRHFRMGTMLSRHSVQSRLKGADGMSLTEFTYQVFQAYDFHHLNQIYGCRIQLGGTDQLGNLMSGHEYIHKVSGEEVYGLTIPLVTSSVGDKLGKTAGNAVWLNRDKTSPFELYQFFLRLRDASVEGYLKLFTFLPLAEVERLMEQQREDPGKRLAHKRLAAEVTKLVHGKEGLESAKRCTNALYHSSVQALEEMSDEELQELFREAPFHELLLEPGTTVIDACRRISAIPEGPRGYQMVLEGAVWINHRRTDNPEQVLIPKLHILSNGLTLFRVGKRNFYIIKWLSL; via the exons ATGGCTGCGTCCATGGCGAGGACTTGCCGTTATTTATTGCGCCGTGGGTCTTGTATTCTGTCCAGGCGAACAAACGTGTGTTTTCAACTCAGGTCTGAATTCCACAGTTTTTCACCTGCACATAACGGGCTTCTGTTGTCTCTAAATAAACGCGGTATTCTGAAGGACTCTTTCCCAGAAGACGCAGCGCAGGACCAGCTTCCTCGGTTGCTCAAGTCCGGCGCTCAGACTGTATACTGCGGCTTTGACCCCACGGCCGACAGCCTCCACGTGGGCAACTTGCTCGCTATCATCGGTTTGTTGCATTTCCGAAGCGCCGGGCACCATGTCCTCGCTGTGCTCGGAGGGGCCACGGCGCAAATCGGAGACCCGAGCGGGAAAACGAGCGAGCGGGAGCGGTTGTCCGCAGACGCAGTTGAGGCGAACACGCGCAGCATCCGCGAGAGCATTCACAGGATCTTCACCAACCACGAACTGCACTTTCAGGACAGTTCTAGGAAGATGGGCACCGTGACTCTACTGAACAACCTGAGCTGGTACAAGGACTGGGGCGTGGTGGACTTTCTGTCGGAGGCGGGAAGGCACTTCAGGATGGGCACCATGCTCAGCCGCCACAGCGTGCAGTCCAGGCTGAAGGGCGCAGACGGAATGAGCCTGACTGAGTTCACCTACCAGGTGTTCCAAGCTTACGACTTCCACCACCTGAACCAGATATACGGCTGCAGGATTCAGCTCGGGGGCACCGACCAGCTGGGGAATTTGATGTCTGGCCATGAGTACATTCACAA AGTGAGCGGTGAGGAGGTGTACGGCCTCACCATCCCGTTGGTGACCAGCTCTGTGGGGGACAAGCTGGGGAAGACGGCCGGCAATGCAGTGTGGCTCAACAGAGACAAGACGTCTCCATTTGAACTCTACCAGTTCTTTCTCAGGCTGCGTGACGCCAGTGTGGAAGG GTACCTGAAGCTGTTCACCTTCCTGCCTCTGGCGGAGGTGGAGAGGCTGatggagcagcagagagaggatCCAGGGAAACGCCTCGCGCATAAACGGCTGGCCGCAGAGGTGACAAAACTGGTGCATGGAAAGGAGGGCCTCGAGAGTGCTAAAAG ATGTACCAACGCACTGTATCACAGCAGCGTGCAGGCCTTGGAGGAAATGAGTGACGAGGAGCTTCAGGAGCTCTTCAGGGAGGCTCCCTTCCATGAGCTGCTGTTGGAGCCGGGTACCACTGTGATAGACGCTTGTCGCAGGATCAGCGCCATCCCAGAGGGACCCAGAGG GTATCAAATGGTTTTGGAGGGAGCCGTGTGGATCAACCACAGGCGGACTGACAATCCAGAGCAAGTACTGATCCCCAAACTCCATATTCTATCGAATGGACTTACCTTGTTCAGAGTGGGCAAAAGGAACTTTTACATCATCAAGTGGCTCAGTCTCTGA
- the cdkn1bb gene encoding cyclin dependent kinase inhibitor 1Bb, which produces MSDVRLSNGSPTLERTDSRVSDHPKPSACRSLFGSVDHEELKRDLKGHLREMEEAASAKWGFDFANHTPLANGRLKWELVDCRDVPNFYSKQPRREKRVCSAGNNNVDLNGNHNCVVVLPSGDTDRSDAQMECTEQCTGLRKRPACHDPSAQNKRSHTSSDEVTCPSLGHSTEHTPRKTSPKRQT; this is translated from the exons ATGTCTGATGTTCGGCTATCAAACGGGAGCCCGACTTTGGAGCGGACTGACTCCCGGGTGTCGGATCACCCGAAACCGTCAGCTTGCAGAAGCCTCTTCGGCTCGGTGGATCACGAAGAGTTAAAGAGGGATTTAAAGGGACATTTGCGGGAGATGGAAGAGGCTGCCTCCGCCAAGTGGGGCTTCGACTTCGCCAATCACACGCCGCTGGCCAACGGCAGGCTCAAGTGGGAATTAGTGGATTGCAGAGACGTCCCGAATTTCTACAGCAAGCAACCGCGGAGGGAGAAGCGCGTCTGCTCTGCTGGGAATAACAATGTGGATCTAAATGGGAATCATAATTGTGTTGTGGTGCTTCCGAGCGGAGACACAGACAGGTCTGACGCGCAGATGGAGTGCACGGAACAGTGCACCGGCCTGAGGAaaagacctgcatgtcacg ACCCCTCGGCCCAAAATAAGAGGTCACACACCAGCTCAGATGAGGTTACTTGTCCAAGCCTGGGCCACTCTACAGAACACACACCCAGAAAGACCAGTCCCAAGAGGCAAACGTGA